Proteins from one Chanodichthys erythropterus isolate Z2021 chromosome 15, ASM2448905v1, whole genome shotgun sequence genomic window:
- the slc30a8 gene encoding proton-coupled zinc antiporter SLC30A8 isoform X1 yields MVKKDPEKIHLVTENGAKMYTITTESMSSGEMKNGKHCHDNSRAQEDREREKKLAKKRLYIVSAVCLVFMVGEILGGYFAGSLAVMTDAAHLLVDLTSFIISLCSLWLSSRPATRTLNYGWHRAEILGALLSVFTIWLVTGVLVYLAVERIIDDDFTIEGTVMLITSGCAVLANIIMALTLHQSGHGHSHGGLSGGHGHGHDHGKENGHSHSNANQCDVEDQGSGKRQQANASVRAAFVHVIGDLLQSVSVLVSALIIFFKPEYKIADPICTFLFSLFVLGTTFTIMRDIIIVLMEGTPAGVNYNEVREHLLRVKGVKAVHNLHIWALTMNQAVLSAHVAIDDTVEPQAVLREMTQACFTSYSFHSVTIQLEQQADQRPDCSLCQDPTK; encoded by the exons ATGGTCAAAAAAGATCCGGAAAAGATTCATTTGGTCACGGAAAACGGTGCAAAAATGTACACCATCACGACAGAAAg TATGTCCTCAGGTGAGATGAAGAACGGTAAACACTGTCATGATAACAGCCGTGCCCAGGAGGACCGAGAACGAGAGAAAAAGCTTGCCAAGAAACGTCTATACATTGTTTCAGCAGTATGTCTGGTCTTTATGGTGGGCGAGATATTAG GTGGGTATTTTGCTGGAAGTCTGGCGGTGATGACAGATGCCGCCCACCTGCTTGTGGACCTCACCAGCTTCATCATCAGTTTGTGCTCACTGTGGCTGTCGTCCAGACCTGCTACACGCACTCTCAATTACGGCTGGCATCGAGCAG AAATCCTGGGTGCTCTGCTGTCTGTCTTCACTATTTGGCTGGTGACTGGTGTTCTGGTGTATCTGGCAGTGGAAAGGATCATTGACGATGACTTCACTATTGAGGGCACTGTGATGCTCATCACCTCTGGCTGTGCTGTACTGGCCAACATTAT AATGGCACTCACTCTTCATCAGTCGGGTCACGGCCATAGTCACGGTGGTCTGAGCGGCGGCCACGGTCACGGTCACGATCATGGGAAGGAAAACGGCCACAGCCATTCTAACGCTAACCAATGTGATGTAGAGGATCAAGGGTCTGGTAAAAGACAACAAGCTAATGCTAGCGTAAGGGCAGCGTTTGTCCATGTGATTGGAGACCTTCTGCAGAGTGTCAGTGTGCTTGTCAGTGCCCTCATCATCTTTTTTAAG CCTGAATATAAAATTGCAGATCCCATTTGCACCTTCCTGTTTTCTCTGTTTGTCCTGGGCACCACGTTCACCATCATGAGGGACATTATTATCGTCTTAATGGAAG GTACGCCGGCTGGGGTGAACTATAACGAGGTGAGAGAGCACCTGCTCCGAGTAAAGGGTGTTAAAGCTGTGCACAACCTTCACATCTGGGCCCTGACAATGAACCAGGCTGTGCTCTCTGCTCACGTGGCTATAG ATGATACCGTAGAGCCACAGGCCGTGTTGAGGGAAATGACCCAGGCCTGTTTCACCTCATACAGTTTCCATTCGGTAACCATTCAACTGGAGCAACAGGCAGACCAAAGGCCTGACTGTAGCCTCTGTCAAGACCCCACAAAGTGA